In one Chitinophaga sancti genomic region, the following are encoded:
- a CDS encoding trypsin-like peptidase domain-containing protein yields the protein MSNPNVAHVEKSVFSILNAENEIIGYGFFVDPHGTALTCYHIIAALTSIRIRDHDGNEHIATIDEYHTLWGVQYSDIAVLQIPMQSPTFLQLPQPKVVDQEMTVIKVNNSSFEFEDILYHNVTTPTHPPSSHGLPITYTGTTMAVGFLSVANYRNLPNLAIFRLAKKSANLELFFQYLSDKYCPGKFNPEFSELKTVCNAQLQRAFRQQLEQKFLLPYNYTPEPRYGIKLKEFIEDNNSIISLVGESGSGKTNCLLCEFPYYARFFFTIFISAHDFEPLPASLPGKIKNVLAKTLAEYPHDNITADDLMNLIYQHPKRCLIIIDGLNKMPRISSKTFDEWFTRSIRWAKGMGLKLIITSTALPTFQNSGRLDGFTCGRISKAANNYNLPTKFSKISRLNRPLLLRLLFEIGGQERSAPLDDYPLFATYLARKCTALAALINVPSQVVHSLFIEFAKHFATSNDYWLTNDTYQDILKDHPQLTSILIQENLFIESVNGVRIAHNWLADFLIGETFHPDEDIDWEQLIPISNSTQRKGLPWLLAKKSFLGQNMAVPLQNLLTFILKKDSHQSRATKIFENTVRHLSLPDQYYSIIESFIIQHQQTFGSTDITGLMVYNSHLSTSNQFKLLKKALSNEELPSSNIMLFLHPNYYEKNDYFLQLGTLIATKQILERYLLAEPDTTMPRIMDWLYDCKDQNKISVINIIAGIIIYQYDSRYNHSFNPWNKDTPAQASIIKVMITMIVASHSKTFSDVLTDYLLKDDHSEGIKNGTDFYLNVLPTAVLNVYRGLPLDQEKIKYTMLLLRVPEYRKEMISDILLIFKESKMPELLTEKLRAYVTQEGIFEVLVPMLVKYIKYGRNYRIRKDCISILFQFGKNKEQNQVLADHLAALIRINSDFELHFTRCLIRGLYTLPVSSASYQTLSATIPILLERDLSSWYRTLKYLCREEKNIYKRADKIKWINWAFNNLPVRQQCSLVILLLNLNIIKEEDKVREMIKPTILLTLQESDLFYQAVLKKAAKKNIALHYDLLDDQDFKVMLKV from the coding sequence ATGTCGAACCCAAACGTTGCCCACGTTGAAAAATCCGTTTTTTCCATCCTCAACGCCGAAAATGAAATCATTGGTTACGGTTTCTTCGTCGACCCGCATGGAACTGCCCTTACCTGTTATCATATTATCGCTGCACTTACCAGCATTCGCATCAGAGACCACGATGGAAATGAACATATAGCCACAATAGATGAATACCATACCCTATGGGGCGTGCAGTACTCTGATATTGCTGTTCTTCAAATTCCAATGCAGTCTCCAACCTTCTTACAACTACCTCAACCCAAAGTGGTAGACCAGGAAATGACTGTTATCAAGGTGAACAATTCAAGCTTTGAATTCGAAGACATTCTATACCATAACGTCACTACCCCCACTCATCCACCATCATCTCACGGCCTACCCATCACATATACCGGCACAACCATGGCCGTCGGTTTTTTATCCGTTGCCAACTATCGCAACTTACCTAACCTGGCCATTTTCCGGCTAGCTAAAAAATCTGCCAACCTGGAACTATTCTTTCAATATCTCTCAGATAAATACTGTCCTGGAAAATTCAATCCTGAATTCAGCGAATTAAAAACCGTATGCAATGCACAACTACAACGTGCTTTCCGCCAGCAGCTCGAACAAAAATTCTTGCTACCATATAATTACACCCCTGAACCCAGGTACGGAATTAAACTCAAAGAATTCATAGAAGATAATAATTCGATTATATCCCTCGTCGGAGAAAGCGGCAGCGGCAAAACAAACTGCCTGCTTTGTGAGTTTCCTTACTATGCACGGTTTTTCTTTACAATATTTATCTCTGCTCATGATTTTGAACCACTACCAGCAAGCTTACCAGGAAAAATAAAAAACGTTTTAGCTAAAACACTCGCCGAGTATCCCCACGATAATATCACTGCCGATGATCTAATGAACCTGATATATCAACATCCGAAAAGATGCCTGATCATTATCGACGGGTTAAATAAAATGCCCCGCATCTCTTCTAAAACATTCGATGAATGGTTTACAAGATCTATCCGCTGGGCAAAAGGCATGGGCCTAAAATTAATTATAACAAGCACAGCATTACCTACCTTTCAAAATAGTGGCCGCCTGGACGGCTTCACCTGTGGGAGAATAAGTAAAGCCGCCAACAATTATAATCTACCCACAAAATTCAGTAAGATCTCCAGGCTCAATCGTCCACTATTACTGCGACTCCTTTTTGAGATTGGTGGCCAGGAACGATCGGCACCACTAGATGATTATCCTTTGTTCGCCACCTACCTGGCAAGAAAGTGTACGGCTCTCGCAGCACTTATCAATGTACCCTCACAGGTCGTCCATTCATTATTTATTGAATTTGCAAAACACTTCGCAACAAGCAATGATTACTGGCTCACTAATGACACCTACCAGGACATCCTCAAAGATCATCCACAATTAACCTCCATTCTCATCCAGGAGAACCTCTTCATTGAATCGGTGAATGGCGTCAGAATTGCTCATAACTGGCTGGCCGATTTCCTCATCGGTGAAACATTCCACCCGGATGAAGACATTGACTGGGAACAACTAATACCCATTAGTAATTCCACACAACGAAAAGGCCTCCCCTGGCTGCTGGCCAAAAAATCTTTCTTAGGACAGAACATGGCAGTTCCCCTGCAAAACCTGCTCACATTTATTTTGAAAAAAGACAGCCATCAATCCCGAGCCACCAAAATATTCGAAAATACGGTGAGACATTTATCTCTACCTGATCAATACTATTCAATCATTGAATCTTTCATCATCCAGCATCAACAAACATTCGGTTCCACCGATATTACCGGGCTAATGGTCTACAATTCCCATTTATCCACTTCCAATCAATTTAAACTATTAAAAAAGGCTTTATCTAATGAAGAATTGCCTTCATCTAATATTATGTTGTTTCTCCATCCTAATTACTATGAGAAAAATGACTATTTCCTGCAACTAGGTACTTTAATCGCTACCAAACAAATCCTGGAGAGATACCTCCTTGCAGAACCGGATACAACCATGCCACGAATAATGGATTGGCTATACGATTGCAAGGACCAGAATAAAATTTCGGTGATTAATATTATAGCAGGTATCATCATCTATCAATATGACAGCAGGTATAATCACTCATTTAATCCATGGAACAAGGATACACCCGCTCAAGCTTCCATCATTAAAGTGATGATCACCATGATCGTAGCATCACACAGTAAGACATTTTCGGATGTATTGACAGATTATTTGCTAAAGGATGATCATTCAGAAGGGATAAAGAACGGTACAGATTTTTATTTGAATGTTTTACCAACTGCAGTACTAAACGTTTACCGTGGCTTACCTCTTGATCAAGAAAAAATCAAATATACCATGTTGCTGCTCAGAGTTCCCGAATACCGGAAAGAAATGATTAGTGACATCCTACTCATATTTAAAGAGAGTAAAATGCCTGAATTATTGACAGAAAAGTTACGGGCATACGTCACGCAGGAAGGCATCTTTGAAGTACTGGTGCCCATGTTGGTCAAGTATATCAAATATGGCAGAAATTATAGGATAAGAAAGGATTGTATTTCAATTCTATTTCAATTTGGAAAAAACAAGGAACAAAACCAGGTGCTGGCAGATCATCTGGCAGCTCTTATCAGGATCAATTCCGATTTTGAATTGCACTTTACCAGATGTTTAATTCGGGGTCTCTATACCTTACCTGTCTCTTCCGCATCTTATCAAACTTTATCTGCCACGATTCCAATTCTACTGGAAAGAGATTTATCATCCTGGTATCGTACGTTGAAATACCTGTGCAGAGAAGAAAAAAATATTTACAAACGTGCAGATAAAATAAAATGGATTAATTGGGCATTTAACAATTTACCAGTGCGGCAACAATGTTCATTAGTGATCCTTCTTCTGAATTTGAATATTATCAAAGAAGAGGATAAGGTTCGGGAAATGATCAAACCAACCATATTATTAACGTTGCAAGAGTCCGATCTATTTTACCAGGCAGTATTAAAGAAAGCAGCGAAGAAAAATATAGCCCTGCATTACGATCTCCTGGATGATCAGGATTTTAAGGTGATGTTGAAAGTGTAA